In Paramormyrops kingsleyae isolate MSU_618 chromosome 18, PKINGS_0.4, whole genome shotgun sequence, the DNA window TATGCTGCTGCTTTTGTAATCTATTGGTGGGTCAATTAATCACTCTGTGTGACTCTGATGTGACATTTTGTGAATGATCTAATGTGGTACTGAGCTACAGAGTCGATTGTAATTACAATTACAGCAGAAATAGCTGTACGATTACAACTCTACCTGTCTGCACGACATGGCATTCACTGGGGCTGCTGACTGCGTTTCCGTGTCGCTAATGGAACTAAATGGCCTTTTTTAATTGTTACAACCGCAGTTCATCTAGACAATTTATCACGTTGGATCATTACTCTGAATAATTTGTCAAACCAATTGATCGCCATGATTTTTGAGTATGTAGAGATGAAAATTTGAATCGCAGTTTTGATATGTcgcaatcatttttttttacatttcagtggtTTTCACATTTTGATTTAATATTTCACAACACAATAAACAGAGCATCGACTGTGAATGTGGTCCGCTTTGCCCCCAGATCTCACGTAATATTTCAGCCAATGACAGCCTGTGTTTGTGACTATTAATTTAATGTCAGATAATGGTCTGAGGTTCCCCAGTGGCTGTAGTATTACCACACATCTATTGATTTCATTCCCCAGCGAGTTGTCGGGAAGATGACGACTGGCCATATCACCAGGACCTAATGTTCAACTAGTCCCCAGTGAGAAATCCATCCCATTAAACCCGGCAGCATCAATCATGCAGTTCAGATTTCTCGAATTCCACTGCAGGCCAACAGGTTATAATGTGATGTTGCCCTACTTTACCCACAACTTCTCCAGATtcaagccttttttttttttgccaaatttGGAACATTTAAAAGTTTTGCTGTGTTTAGCGAGGATAACTAAACACACTGGTCGTCACGGCTGAATTCTCCATTTTGATCATGTATGTTTAAACAGGCAAGTTTCTAAATAAGAATCTGTTGATGGATCAGTTGTATCTCAAAAaggggaaaagaaaaacagcagcgATGCTGTCTGCTCTCCCATTCTGGAAAATGAATTATTTACATCGCTTTCCCTCATGAGAGATTTATGCCTCTGATTGGATCCTGTGACCATTATAATGGAAATGGCACCTACTGGCTGTGTTTGCGGGAAATGACTGTTTTTTGGTCATACAGGGAAAGAAATGCCACCTAAATGAGTTTGTTCCACTTTTAATTTGTCACATGCCCTCAGAGAGTGTTTTTTCATTACGCAAATAAGCTAAGAGTGATGGCCGGTCAAGGTTTTCTCATTATCGTTTTTATGGTCCATGCCGTCTGctgcagctcctcctcctcttcttccttttgAGGTGATGAGGAAAGCATCGTTCGATTGACTTCTGTTTGGCTGAAACCCATAATGCCAGAGAGAGGGCCATTAACAATTCAGTGGCACATCTGTCTGTCAAATGTAGTCATTTTCAATGACTACATTTGACATTTGACAATCGTCTTTGGTGCCCACAACCACTCTGTATATTCATTCTTTTCCACCACCGGACAATCGAATAACTCCATAATTAGTTGAATCAGATTATCTAGGGGCGAAATATGCCAAATATAAGGGATGGCTAGAAAGTTTTGGGATCCTCTCCTCTAAGATAGCATGTTGTTGGAGATGAGATAGGATGTTACATACTGGATGGAATAACAAAGTGTCTGTAATTGTACAGCTACAGTCAAGTCAGTAGCCATTAATTCTGTGGCAGGTAAGGAGTATATCTCTGTTAAACAGATATGGACAGGCGGTTCTGAGATTGGTCTTCCTGTCTAAATTCCATTGTTCAAAATAGCAACTCTCATGAAAGATTGAAAAGTCTGCCCAGTTCTGCTTTAGAGTGTAAACATGAGCAATATGCTTGAAATTGATGTCTGACGGTTGAGTAGCCGCTCGTTGTGTCCAAGCCGAACACAATCCTCTGACAGGTGTGTTTAATCAATATTAGTCTGACGTCTGCAGCTTCTCTGggtgcttttttttcccagtataTTGTTGTTCACTTTATCAGATTATGCTGCATATCATGGTATCTGGTTCATACTTCATATACTGGTGCACTTGAATTAGATTTGAGGATCAGATGAGGTTCGCCTGCTGGAATTCTCGTCTAGTATTAGTGGCTGTAATTCAGTCCAGGCTTTGTAAAGGGTGCGCATGCTTTCCCATGATTGTGGTCCCTCCCAGTCTAGACATGCTGATTAGGTGACCtacagttatttttaatgtatgacAGTATCAtctgatgggctggcatccagTACCTGACCTGAGCCCTATGCTATGTGTGACAGATTTAAGGgaactgcacccccccccccccccctaattgAATATACAGTTATTGAgtgcggggggcggggggggactGAGGATGTCTGAACAATTACCCCTTTCGTCCAAACAACTGAAAATGTCCCCATCCCTGGTTGGTTAAGTTCACCGAACACCGGTTTACTgaggaagacccccccccccccccaaatcagcAAAATTTACCAAGGTGAACACCCCCCATGTTGAGCACTTAACCCTCCAAAAGTCTCTGCATGGCACAGATGATGTCTTAATTCACAAAATTTGCTTTATTTgcataaatgttaataaatgtACACCCCTACCGGTGACATCATTCATGATGATCTTCTAGAAGCGTCCTCTGCACACACTATATCACACAAGTTTTTCAGTTaagaatttttgaaatattCTTGCATTATGTTGTCTGTAGGTTTGATGCGACTGCAGGAGCTGatcaaagccccatccaggtaCAACATCAAGATCAAAATCCGACAGCTGCCCCTTGGGAGCAAGGACGCTCGGACGCTGCTGAAGGAGATGAAGAAGGGCAAAGAGCTTTTCGTCATCTTCGACTGCTCCTGGCAGACCGCTGCAAACATCCTCAAACAGGTGACTGCAGTTCCTGGTCGACCCTCAGCTGGATGCTGCAACCTCCGCATTTTCTTTTGAAAGGTCGTTCTCTCTGCCAGAAACACCATCCACTGTTCTTGGGCCAAGAGTGCTGGCATGGTAATACTCTGGCTCCACTTTCTCTAACTATGATTTCGCCCCAAAGTCAAAAGGGGAGCAGTTTAGTAACCACATAAAATATAAGTTTGTAAAAATGTAGGTGCACAAACGTACCTTTTATTCACAGATCTTGACTCTGGGGATGATGACAGAACACTATCACTTCTTCTTCACAACTCTGGTAAGTCCAGTTTGTAGCTCCTCAGGCGTTCCTTGCATAGGGGTCTCATGACTAGCCATACGTTACATCTGTAGGCTTTTGAAGGGGTCTGATTTTTGGGGAGGATAAGTTATGGTATCTGCTGGATGATCACTCCCCCCTGGCTGTAGGACCTCTTCGCCTTGGACCTGGAGCCCTACCGCTACAGTGGCGTGAACATGACAGGCTTCCGCCTGGTCAACACTGACAGTGCGCAGGTGGCTGCGGTGATGGACCGCTGGTCCATGGAGCACCTGCAGGGTCCGCCCAGTCCTGACACGGGGCTTCTGGACGGAGTAATGACGGTCAGCCCCATCCCTGGTCATTTGCTTGTTCACATTCGTTGGCTCACTTCTACTCTTTTTTGCACCCTGAATCTCTTTTCTTCCCTTAGTCAAACTTCACTTTACTTTCAATCTTGACATCTCCCTCGTACACATACAAGGTTCCACGTGAAGCCCTTTAGCAGTCAGGGCACCGTGATAATCGACTCCCAGTGACGCTAGGGGTTTGGAATGCACGTACACAATCACTCCTTTTTTAGTGACTACCTCAGTTAGCGACCATTTGCAAACACAACGGcaataaataaagtatttttccAACATGATATGCACATTTACGAATATAAAATATCGTCTTCGTAAAGGATAAAAGGAACTGAGTATGGAAGGCTGACCACATAGTCATGGTGACACCTGGGCTTCTGTGATTTTCACTTGGTAACCATTTCTCTTAACGGCCTGGTTGTTGGAATGGAACTCGGTCACTGACTGAGgagtggagtgtgtgtgtgtgtgtgtgtgtgtgtgtgtgtgtgtgtgcgcgtgcgtgcgtgtgtgtgtgtataaacacACAGTCATCCATTGATGTACGTTTTATCGAGTGATGTCCGATCGTACTTGAGGTTCCATAAGAGCCTTAATAAAAGTTATTGAGAGGGGTCTGAAGTGGAAGTATTTTACCACATGTGCAGCATGTGgcaagaaacaaaacaaatgatttgCACTGCAACTATAGAGGTTTGGTTAAATGTGTGTGATATTGTATCTTATGTTATACGGTATATTTGACTTCTCTCCTATAATGAACAAGATACATCCATATTGACTTGCATCCCTTCCAGAATGTTACCCAGACATAAGTCCATGGATACctgtatgtctgtgtttgtgtggattatgtttatattacattgtggggacgaaatggcccccacaatgtgataaaaaacctgttattttgatgttgtaggGAACCATTTTTGAGGTCCCCCCAAATATTTGTGAAcacaattaaaaaactaaaaatgcccaaagtctcgtatttagtttggttacttatggttaaggttagggttgcgtaggggttaaggtcgtcatgttgggattagagttttccccatatagaaatgaatggagaatcacCACAAAGACGTAATtccaaacgtgtgtgtgtgtatttatatgtatgGTGTTCCAGATAGCAATCATAGGCCTTGTCACATGTTGACATGTGTCACATGTACATGTTGTAGCTGAGCGTGTCACTCGgtgtcctctgctgccccctgcagacAGAGGCAGCCCTGATGTACGACGCCGTGTACATGGTGGCCATGTCGTCACAGCAGTCCGGCCAGATGACCGTCAACTCCCTCCAGTGCCATCGGCACAAGCCGTGGCGCTTCGGCGCCCGATTCATGAGCCAGTTCAAGGAGGTCAGTGTGGaaacgtgaccccccccccccccccccccaagccgcCATTAACCGTTTAATTCCAACAGAATACAGTGGCTTCTCCGTACCACAGAATGAATATGCTTGTGCAGTCTGTAGTAGATTCTCTTTGTCTCGGAATCTGCTGAGGTGAGATTGTTGATCCTCCCAAGACGATGTCGGGAGAATAGGCGGGTAGCTGGTAGCTGTTTCTCTTCTCTAAACATTCAATGTTTGGCTTTATTTAGTTTGGAGTATCCTGGTGCCCCAGTGGGGAGCAGTATAGCCTCGTACCTTCACTGTTGGCGGTTTGAGTCTCGCTTCCGGCTCTGTATGGATTCTGCATTTCCTCCCCGTTACACTGGGTATCCTCTCACCAGTGTCGCTCGACCCATTAGGCGACACGGGCGGCCACCTTGAACGGCATCGTTTGAGGGGGCGCCAACTTAGCAAACCACTGGTCCCGCCACCACCCCCGCTGGTGTGAGGTGCGTGTAACGTACCACATACCCTCAGAGACAAAGTGACATTAGGTGAGGAAGTTTGCTGCGGGTGAGGAGGGGCACCGGCAGGGAACTCGCCTCAGGTTCTAAATGGGCTTCGACCAGCTTTGCAGAAGCTTTATAGAAAATTTCAGTGGAATAATTTCTAGCAGTTTTTTTcagctttttaatattttaaaaattgtgatGTCTTGATCTCTTGATCTATGAGATTTGACATAAAGTATAATATTTTAACCACGTAATCTCCATCTACTGCTGATTAGCGGAAACTGTTCACTGTAGCGAGCTGTTTGTTTCGCTGTACTTTGGACAAAGGAATCTGTCATTCCTCTGTCCTTTCCGTCAGAgttgtcacatgaccacactgAAGAGCTTTACCCAGAAGGCCTTGGGACAAAACAGTCCCTCAGACAGCCATGGTACATGCACAGTCCTATCCAGTGTTCTGCACTTGAAATGGACATCAGTCCATGTCATATTACACAAGAGGACAGAGGTTATCAGGACAGAAATCTGACCAACCACAGGCCAAAAGCAGCTCTGCATCTAAAACACAGTGCAGTAGTGTTTTTACTTATCTGGTAGTATATCTATGTTtgtaatttcacatttttataaaCATGTTTAACTGTATTTATGCTTagattttgaaatttattttgtttttgttttttttttgttaccaaTGCATATCCATGCACTGGGAGTCATATACAATATATTAAATTTAGTTATGCATAAGCCAAATGAGCTATATTTATGGTGGCTCGGAATTTGGTAgtgtaaacattttttaaataaaaatgacctCAGCAGGGTTGGCTTAATATCAGTCATTTAGCTGCCAGCTTGTTTTACGTTGTTTGTTAGTAGCTTTTGTCTGCGGCTTCTCTGTTTTGTCTGCCTCTCAGGCTCAGTGGGACGGTCTGACTGGACGCATAGTGCTAAACAAAACAGATGGACTGAGAAGAGACTTCGACCTGGATATAATCAGCCTCAAGGAGGATGGCTTGGGCAAGGTGAGGGAGTCTCTCTGGTTTGCTGTGCTATAAACTCTGGCtaaaaacatttgttttatgCTTACACCTCCCGGAGAGCAATATTGGGATGTATATTTAGGAATTTAGAACTATGAGTTTTATGAGTTCCCTGTCTAGGTCTGCTTTAGTAACAAATGATAAACGAATCAGTTTGTTAGATTATTTAAAAGTTTCCCATTAAGCTGTCTTATAGTTTACTGTGACATTCATTAGATGTATACCAGATCCATTACTTATCTTTCATCATGCTATTTTTTATCTTACAAGCCTTTTATCGAGGGCATGGGCAGCATAAATAAAGTGTGGAAAAAGGTCTGTACACCGCAACGCCTTCCCCGCTGCCCTGTGATGTTTTGCCCCCATCAAATGCCCTGTAGGAGTCCGTCTCACCCCTTCCGCCCCCACCACCTGTTTTTGGCCAGCGTCCCGCACGCGGCACAGAATTAGCCTCGGCGCTAGCGTGGCAGCAGCCAAGACGTCAATCTCGTGCCAGATCGAGCCGCCGATCCTGCGACAGGCCTGTAGGACCCCTGATAATTAGCTCGACCAATCATTCGCATTGAGGACTTTGGAGGAATTACAGCTGTGTGACAAACAGCGTGTGTGAAATGCGGGTTTTATAGCCTCATTAGCAAAAGAATCATCAAATCTTGTGGCACAGCTAGTCTCCAGCAAAGTGGCAGCTCTTCCTCTACGCAAATTAATTACTGCGGCTGCTAACGATTCAACTTTGGGTTTTCATGCACAGCACGATTCCCTTGTTTGATTTTTCTGCAATGCGCCCAAGATAATACCTACTGGCCAGCATTCTGCTGGTAGAAAAATTGAAGAGCAAATGTCCAAAACACTCTGTCTGTTTGTTGTGGTTTCTGAGAAGAGCCCACCTAtaacctaaagtcaggcttcctcatcactCAACCCAACAAAGAACTTTCATTAAATTACCAAAACTgactcatttacatttttttctcaaaaacatATCCTGTGAACTAACAGAGATTTGGAAATCGTGGTTGAAATCATGTCAGAATTGTTTTGTTTGAGACAGTACAGGCTTAGATAAAAAGGTTCTTCCCCAGTCATGCTCTCTCCAGGCCTCTCTGCCAGTTATATGTGTTGAAAAGCAATAGTTTCTAAATGTTTAGTGTATTTTTTATAGATTCTTGCTTGGATTATTTTTCCAGGCTCATCCATTCAATTGAGTTGTATCAACATCCTCAGAAAATTTGAAttaataactttttaattaACATTCTTCTATCTGTGTCCATCAGTGTTCCAAGTAGAATTTTCATGCCATTGAATATTTGCCCACTCACATTACCTGACAGATTTTTCTTGGCACTGAATTGTTTGTATAATTATCAGTTTAAAGGTACAGAGTCATGACAGTTTGTTGGTCAACCGGAACATTCCAGTTTATGATTTGAACAAGAATACGGATGAATGACTGTACACGCTTTGAATATTTATCTGCCTGCATTCCTTCCCTTTTTGTTGCGAACCTTGCATTTTCTCTCGTGCTTTCCCAACACTGGGTTTGGTGGGTTCCAATGCACTGGGTTTGGTGGGTTCCAACGCACTGGGTTTTGTGGGTTCCAACGCACTGGGTTTGGTGGGTTCCAACGCACTGGGTTTGGTGGGTTCCAACGCACTGGGTTCGGTGTTACAGATTGCTGTCTGGAACTCCATCAATGGCCTAAATCTCACTGAGACCAAAAAGGAGAAAGTCACCAATGTCACGGACTCAATGGCAAACAGGACCCTCATCGTCACCACAATTTTGGTAAGACTATATTACATAGCTTGCAGGGAAGTGTATCTTCTGGTTTTGCATACAGAATGGACTTTCAGTACCTTCCTTCTGTTGGTCATGGTAGGAAGACAGCATGTTGTCCCATTTCAGAGCAAAGTCAAGTGATGAGAGAACCTCTTCAGATCACCTATTCATCTTATCTTCTCTTGTCTAGTTTTGGTGTCTGTCACCCCCTCCCCGCTGACTTGATTGAATTCACTTCCATCTGAAATAAAGTCTCTATTCCTTTCTCTCATCAATATTGTTCTGGTCACCATCCTCCTTCCTGGAAGGGAGCATGTGCATTGTTCGTATAcactgtaatttaaaaatgaaataattacctCCACGCAGGAAAATCCATATGTCATGTACAAGAAGTCGGACAAGGCTCTGAATGGGAACGATCGCTTCGAAGGCTACTGCATGGATCTGCTGAAGGAGCTGTCAAACATCCTCGGCTTTACATATGAGGTCAAGCTGGTCTCCGATGGCAAGTACGGAGCGCAGAATGACAAGGGCGAGTGGAACGGCATGGTGCGCGAGCTCATCGACCACGTGAGTTTCCTCTTGCTCCTCTTTCACAGTCTGTTTTTATCCCCAAAAAAAACTCTTGTTAATCTAATTATGATGCCGAATTTACATGACAGCCATTTGTATATCACACTTAGTATCTTAAAGAATTGTTGCCGTGCAGCAGATGGGCTTCTCAGACTGATAATGAGGTCTTCATGACCAATTTTGTGCTGTCTGTTGGGATCCTCTTATCTCCACCTAATATATAGGAAGGCTTTTCAATTAAGATCAACAGACGAGATAATTTGCTTTGACTCTGACTGTCATGTGGCAGACTTAAGCGATCAATCAGTCAATTAGAACTCCTTTACCCTGCTGCCATTGCAGTGTTCTTTTCACGGAGCATCTAACGGAGGTTTATTGAGTATCTGCAGGACACGACTCAGCGGCACTCCAAATTGCACTCCAGATTGCGATTCGGATCTAGATAAAGCTGTTCAGAGGACGCTAGGGAAGCCACCGTAAATCATCCAATCACGTTTCAACATCAGATCGTAATATTGCAGACTTAATTTTATTGGATAATTGGATTCAATTAGCATAGATTAAAATCCAgattataaaaatgaatagcaGCTGAAGACATAAGGCGCACATATGTGATCGATTAAATGTGATTGGAGTTGCTATCTGACCAGTAACAAGTGAAAGAGCTGTTTTAGAAGGACTAACACACACTGCAAATAGAGCCAGCAGCTGTGGGTCAACCTGATCTACCCCGACCCATACCAACCCAATTTTCTGTTGTTGGGACAGATTGCCGACCTGGCGGTGGCCCCCCTGACCATCACCTACGTAAGAGAGAAGGTCATTGACTTCTCCAAGCCCTTTATGACGCTGGGAATCAGCATCCTGTACCGCAAACCTAACGGTACCAATCCTGGGGTGTTCTCTTTTCTGAACCCACTCTCCCCGGACATCTGGATGTACGTCCTGCTGGCCTGCCTTGGCGTTAGCTGCGTGCTGTTTGTCATTGCCAGGTAGGGTTGGGCATGGGGGGGATAGGTGTTGCCAGGGAAATGTATTGCTGTTGGTTGGAAGGATCTGAAAAATGATCACTTAGTGTGTAGTGATTCTTTGGggttacatttcattttgatgtAGGGGGTTAAACTTGCACTAGCTAAAATCAGACAAAGGAAAAGAATCCAGTTGGTTTAAAATAGCTAAATAGCAAGATAGGCAGACAAAGCAGTCCTTGAGTGCTTGAAGTGTTGGAGTagtgaaaaaaaaacgtaaCAATAGCATGGATCTTATGATGTTTGAGTTCTGATGCCTGCTGTCCATCTTGACATAATCAGAAATGAACACAGTAATAAAaagtgttttattattggcgCAGAAATGTTAAGTGGGTGTTTATAATTTACATGTAACCCCTCAGTTGGTTCTGGCAGCCTGTTTACAGTTCTATATTAATgccttttaatattttattaaccaTGTTAATATAAAAACCTATGAGACTTTACACTCATACGTAGTCAATCTTAGCATATTTTTGCTTGCTTTCAACACAAGTGCCTGTATGTTGATGGATTCTATGATAACATAATGAACTTGCTGCTCGCAGTCAGTAGCCTGTCCAGATGTTCTGTCCTTATTCATCTTTGAGAGCCATGCGGAATATTATTCAATGCTAACCGAAATTATTGTCTTCTGAAAAATGAACCGTAACTTGGGGGCCAAATATGATAAGTTTTCAAGGGGCCAAAATCTCTTACGCGGCCCCTGGGTGTTTGATTTGCTTTCATTCTAAATCTGGGGCAACTTCTTTAGGAGGCAAGATATGCTGGTGTCTCTTGAGTGACTAGACTTTGAGGAAGATCAGGAAAATCTCATACATACCGTTCTCTAAGTTACAGAACCTGCATGATGGATGGTGACCAGCTGCATTGCTTATTCACAATGCAGTATCTCTTACGAAACCCATAGATGTTCACATTCTATAAAGTTACATGCTGAATTTGATTACTTATTTGACTATCACATTCTTAGCATCATAATTACACTATAGATTGCTTTACAGGGCAGGGTCATTCAAAAATTTTTATCTTGCAGTTAAATCAAGTTAATCGGTGTGCAGTTCTGTAACCATAAAGTAATTTAATGGTGACTGTTATATAGCTTTTCTGAAGTCATCACCAATAATGCAGCATTTGTTTAATCTCAGTCTGTGGGTGGAATTGGCAAAAATCATGTGTTGTACAAGTcgggtttatttattgtttgttttgttttgttttaatctcACAGATTGATTCAGGTTTTGTTGAAACGGATCTTTGACCTAATAATGGAgtatttttctaaaattttCCATACGTTTGAGCTCATTTTTTATCAAGGGGGGgtgtttattttaaactttAGTTCTGTGTTTCTGCACATTGTTTGTTGCAGAGGTAAtaataagtaaataataataagtaaacATTGACAGTGAAAATGTCACAGACATTTAACTTGTTCTCGTATTGTGTCATACTAAGATGCACtttctttttgtttctttataAATTTTGCTATTGCAGTGTTTCAAACCACATGCCCCAGCAGTGATTTAAAGAgtattcttttcttttctgtttttctttctttcttttttttaccgCCCACAGGTTTACTCCGTATGAGTGGtataatcctcatccctgcaaCCCTGACTCAGACATTGTGgaaaacaattttacattgcttAATAGTTTCTGGTTTGGAGTTGGAGCTCTCATGCAGCAAGGTACAGGGGTCACATGTCATTATTGCACACATCCCATAGTTTGCTGGAGCCTCTGAGCCGGTAAACTCCACCCACTGTTATGCCCCGTCCCCTCAACGCCCACTGTAAAACCTGATCTCCATTCCTACTGGGGCTCCCGCCATTATTATGGCTATGTGATAAATGACACCAGCCATACAGAAATTTTAAACGCCTGCAGTTTTTGTGGCACTGAGCGCCTCTGCGTTTGTGGCTCTGAGGGCTAGGActtatgatcagaaggttgccagttcaagtcCCTTAATcggctgagtgatgtcactgttgggcctttgagcaaggcccttcacTCTTACAGTTAGTCAGACTCTAGGTAGCCTTACTCTCTGCTCCTCACTTGTATGAtgctttggaaaaaagcatctgctaaattaaagtaaatgtaaataaaatacagtgcaaGAAACACTGGGAGAACGGCTGATGCACACTGAACACCAGTCCCGCTAACATACCCtattgaccccccccctcccattctgAAACATCTTTCTGCTGTTGTCTTGCTATGTGTGCGTTTTTGCAGCATAAATGCAACACAGAGGATGCCCCTCCTGGAACCATAGCTGCACTGGAGCAGAAAGTTGTTCACATACTGCTGTATGTATGCAACGTTCTGAAAAACCCTGCATATTTACGCTCTCAGAAAAAGGGTAGATATTTGTACCtctgcttgtcactggggctgtaccctcaagggtctgccagctATACCCTTAGCTGTACGTAAACGTacattttaaggtacagaaatggactcttaGCAGCAattctgtaccattgatggtataTTAATGCTGTTTATACCATTGGGATGTTCCGCAGAGTCCATTTATCTACATTAAAAGGTACAATgacaagggtacagccccaatgacaagcaaaggtacaaatttctaccctttttctgagagtgtagcAACTTACTGCTTTGTGGCACCTGTACTGCAGGTGAACGCCTTTCACGTATTAAAGCCGTGTTTCAGACTGATCTCTGGATCCATGCTAGTTGTCATTGCTTTGTAATGTGGGCTTGCATTTACACTGTAGACCCCTTCTTTCCCCGGGTCCCAGGAATTGCCATTCCTGCCAGCACCATCGCACCCTCTCACTGGGCTGCATCAGGTTAACCTGCAGTCGTGCGCGCGTGTAGGTTTGTTAGTGTGCCTGCGGCCTCAGAGACCTACAGCACGTGACTCGGATGAGCCATTCCCACTTGCTTGGGGTTCCCCATCGTCCGCAGCATTCTATGGGATGCCGTGTCCTCCAGTTACCACTGCCTTGGGTACATGATAGTCAGCACCAACCAGATTCTGCCTGTCATGGCTTTGGAGCCCAACTAAACATTTGCAAGAGATTATGCCACAGTATGGACGTAAGTTAAATCTTTTCTGATTTGTTTTGGGGGTTGGGGTATAAAAAGAACTAGAGAATTGTAGTGTAATTTCTGACCTTCTTCACCTAGCGTCTGTCTGTGCACTTTGTTCTTTCTGTTCACTGGCTGTGTGTCAGCAGTGCTATTCAATGTGATTATCAGCATTTTTCTTTCCTGCAGAACATGAGAAAAGTCTGGCCAGGATTGGCTCTCACGCCTGCCAGTCAGCACTAAAGGGACCTCAGCAATACTGCTTCTGTCCCAGAGTGTTGCCATAGTAACCTGTTTGTTTGATTCTGAATGGTACCACCCCTGGTTCTGAAACACCGCTCCAAATCAGCACTGCACCGTGCGGTCACTTCCTGTCTTGACAAGTACCATTCCTCACATTTCACTCTGCTGCCAAACATGATGTTATGATAGAGTGCCTGCAATATGCCGCATTCCAGGATGGAATATCTTCACTTGGATGCTGCACTGCGCTGTCATTTTTGTCATTCTTCCATTCACACCGCTCACAAACTCTTATCAACTTGTTCAGCCCAGTCTTTCCTGTCTGATTCGGTGATATCTGCATGGCTCAGATGTTTATAGATTTATTTGAAGGAGGTGGGTGGAACAGAAATTACATAAGAAAACGTGAAGGAGAAAGAGACTAAGACTCAGTTTACTATGTGTATTGCCTGATTGACACGTCAGGCTTTTGCACCGTGTGCTCAGCTTGGCCCTTACAGTGCCCACACTGTGGTGCTGTGAGCTGGTTCTTGTGGGAAGCCACCAGGCCCTTGGTAAAGTCAGTGGAGCAGCCTTACTTGTGCTGTTTCTGAATCCACTTCCATGCTGTAGGCATAGCCTCATCTCCGTGACAACAGTGT includes these proteins:
- the grik1a gene encoding glutamate receptor ionotropic, kainate 1 isoform X3, encoding MIIDKFDSRTMEKRERLLFSLFYFMAEFCPSSQQVLRIGGIFETLESEPVSVEELAFKFAVTNINRNRTLMPNTTLTYDIQRINYFDSFEASRRACDQLALGVAAIFGPSHSSSVSAVQSICNALEVPHVQTRWKHPSTDNKDTFYVNLYPEYSSISRAILDVVQFYKWKAVTVVYEDSSGLMRLQELIKAPSRYNIKIKIRQLPLGSKDARTLLKEMKKGKELFVIFDCSWQTAANILKQILTLGMMTEHYHFFFTTLDLFALDLEPYRYSGVNMTGFRLVNTDSAQVAAVMDRWSMEHLQGPPSPDTGLLDGVMTTEAALMYDAVYMVAMSSQQSGQMTVNSLQCHRHKPWRFGARFMSQFKEAQWDGLTGRIVLNKTDGLRRDFDLDIISLKEDGLGKIAVWNSINGLNLTETKKEKVTNVTDSMANRTLIVTTILENPYVMYKKSDKALNGNDRFEGYCMDLLKELSNILGFTYEVKLVSDGKYGAQNDKGEWNGMVRELIDHIADLAVAPLTITYVREKVIDFSKPFMTLGISILYRKPNGTNPGVFSFLNPLSPDIWMYVLLACLGVSCVLFVIARFTPYEWYNPHPCNPDSDIVENNFTLLNSFWFGVGALMQQGSELMPKALSTRIVGGIWWFFTLIIISSYTANLAAFLTVERMDSPIDSADDLAKQTKIEYGAVRDGSTMTFFKKSKISTYEKMWAFMSSRKNTALVKNNREGIQRVLTTDYALLMESTSIEYISQRNCNLTQIGGLIDSKGYGVGTPIGSPYRDQVTIAILQLQEEGKLHMMKEKWWRGNGCPEEDNKEASALGVENIGGIFIVLAAGLVLSVFVAIGEFVYKARKKTDAEEALQSWQAGEACSATSWSH
- the grik1a gene encoding glutamate receptor ionotropic, kainate 1 isoform X4, whose protein sequence is MIIDKFDSRTMEKRERLLFSLFYFMAEFCPSSQQVLRIGGIFETLESEPVSVEELAFKFAVTNINRNRTLMPNTTLTYDIQRINYFDSFEASRRACDQLALGVAAIFGPSHSSSVSAVQSICNALEVPHVQTRWKHPSTDNKDTFYVNLYPEYSSISRAILDVVQFYKWKAVTVVYEDSSGLMRLQELIKAPSRYNIKIKIRQLPLGSKDARTLLKEMKKGKELFVIFDCSWQTAANILKQILTLGMMTEHYHFFFTTLDLFALDLEPYRYSGVNMTGFRLVNTDSAQVAAVMDRWSMEHLQGPPSPDTGLLDGVMTTEAALMYDAVYMVAMSSQQSGQMTVNSLQCHRHKPWRFGARFMSQFKEAQWDGLTGRIVLNKTDGLRRDFDLDIISLKEDGLGKIAVWNSINGLNLTETKKEKVTNVTDSMANRTLIVTTILENPYVMYKKSDKALNGNDRFEGYCMDLLKELSNILGFTYEVKLVSDGKYGAQNDKGEWNGMVRELIDHIADLAVAPLTITYVREKVIDFSKPFMTLGISILYRKPNGTNPGVFSFLNPLSPDIWMYVLLACLGVSCVLFVIARFTPYEWYNPHPCNPDSDIVENNFTLLNSFWFGVGALMQQGSELMPKALSTRIVGGIWWFFTLIIISSYTANLAAFLTVERMDSPIDSADDLAKQTKIEYGAVRDGSTMTFFKKSKISTYEKMWAFMSSRKNTALVKNNREGIQRVLTTDYALLMESTSIEYISQRNCNLTQIGGLIDSKGYGVGTPIGSPYRDQVTIAILQLQEEGKLHMMKEKWWRGNGCPEEDNKEASALGVENIGGIFIVLAAGLVLSVFVAIGEFVYKARKKTDAEEID